Below is a genomic region from Henckelia pumila isolate YLH828 chromosome 3, ASM3356847v2, whole genome shotgun sequence.
ATCACCTGGCCCATATGGTATGAACCCCGGTTTTTATCAGAAGTTTTGGGATATCACGGGTTCGAATGTTACTGCAGCTTGTCTATACTTCCTTAATAATTGCCATTTTCTAGATCATCTAAATGATACATCAATTGTGTTGATCCCTAAGAAGAAAAGGCCTGAAGTTTTATCGGATCTTTGCCCCATTTCATTGTGTAATGTTTtgtataatattatttcaaaaatggTAGCCAACAGACTGAAGAAGGTGCTTGACTCTATTATTTCCGAGCAACAAAGTGGGTTTACTTCAGGGAGGAATATTACTGACAATGTTATTGTGGATTTTGAGTTTGGGCATTATCTTAAACGTAAAAGACAAGGAAAGCGAGGCGAGGCAGCGCTTAAAATTGATATGTCCAAAGCCTTTGACAGGGTTGAATGGAGTTTTTTGAAACTCATGATGCTGAAGTTTGGCTTCCATCAAAGATAGGTTGATTTAATCATGCTTTGTATTTCAACAGCTAAATATATGGTTGTCCACAATGGCAATGAGATTGGTCCTATAGGGCCTCAGCGTGGGTTACGCCAAGGAGATCCATTATCGCCTTATCTATTTTTGATTTGCTCTGAAGGCCTTTCTTCACTTTTGGATTTTGAAGAACAATGGCGAGATCAGCCCCCTCAATATCCCACCTTTTCTTTGCAGATGATAGTTTTCTCTTTTTCAGGGCTACTATGGAAGAATGCAATACAGTAAAAGAGTGTCTCCGTATTTATGAAGTAGCTTCCGGCCATAAGGTGAATTTTGATAAATCCTCAATATCTTTCAGTGCTAACGTGCCTTCTCATATGAAAAATAGTATATGTGAAAATTTGGAAGTAGCATACACTACAAATCATGCACACTACTTGGGCCTCCCATCACTCATTGGCAGGAACAAAACTgaaattttcacatttgttaAAGAGAAAGCATGGAGTAGAATGCAAGGGTGGAGACACAAATTATTATCTTGAGCCGAAAAAGAGATATTGATAAAGTCAGTAGTTCAAGCCCTTCCGACGTACGTTATGAGTGTCTTTGCTCTCCCGGTTTCACTGTGCACTGAGCTATAAATCATGATGAACTCCTTTTGGTGGGGTAAATCGAGTAATAATGGAAGAGGCATTCATTGGAAGAGCTGGAATAAACTTTGTATTCGAAAAGAGGAAGGAGGGTTAggattccaaaaacttcatgaATATAATATAGATCTTCTTGCTAAACAAAGCTGGAAACTATTGACCAACCCTTCGGCATTAGTTTCCCGAGTGCTCAAAGCCCGCTACTACCCACATGGACATTTTATGGATGCTAATATTGGGAACAATCCTAGTTATGTATGGAGGAGTTTGCAGTCTACAAAAGAGCTGATCAAGAAATGGGCCAGAAAGCATATTGGATCGGGTTGTCAAACAAAAATTTGGGGTGATCCTTGGCTGCCAGATCAGGTAAATCCCTGCATTGAATCAGTGTGTGGTCCGGGCTTAGAATCATCAACAGTGAGTTCATTGAGATCTGCAATGGATGGCTCTTGGGATATAGACATTATCCAAGACCTCTTTTCTGAGAGAGATCAACGTTTAATCCTCTCTATTCCACTTAGTAGACAAGAATGTGATGACAATTGGATGTGGGCGAATGAGAGGTTTGGAGTCTATTCTGTTAAGAGTGGATATAAGCTACAAACAAATGTAAGAGACACAAGTCCTAATTCTCCAAGTATCAACTGGAAATTTGTATGGAGATTGGGGATTCCAGCTAAAGTACGCAATTTCATTTGGAGAGTACTTTCCTCATGTCTACCTACAATGCAAGCTCTGCGAACACGTCAGGTTGAGGTAAATAATTGCTGTCCTATTTGTCATGATCTACCTGAAGATGACTTCCATGCTTTAGTGTCTTGCCCATGGGCTAGAAGTGTTTGGAACATATCTTCGATTGGAAGTTACTTTAATTCTTCTTGCACTTTTGCGGACTGGTGGATCAATATTACTCACAGAAGGAATCAGAATGACGTTGAATTGGCAGCTGCCATCTTGTGGTGCCTATGGCAAAATCGTAATGACGTTGTGTGGAATGGCAAGTGTAAGAGTGCTACCGCAATTTTTGATTCAGCCCAGACTCTTTATTCTCAATGGAAGATGACCAGAAAACTTCATTCTCCTCAGATTAATACAGAACAACAGACCATGCAAGAACGATGGATTAAGCCTCCTGAATATATGTTGAAATGTAACATAGATGCCGCTGTTTTTGACAACATTCTATTCTTTGGTTTTGGCTGTATTATTCGGAATTCAAATGGCATAGTTATTGATGCTATACATGGTATTCTCAATGGTAGATTTTCTCCAACAGAGGCTGAGGCGATGAGAATTCGAGAGGCTCTAAGTTGGGTCAAGAGCAAGAACTTGTCAAATGTCATTTTCGAATCAGATGCTCTTGTGGTGATTGATGCTTTATGTAATACAGAGCGAGATTACTCTTATTTGGGACTCCTTGTAGAAGATTGTAGAACTCTTGCTAGGGATATACAGTCTTGTAACTTTGTTTTTGTTAAACGGTCAGCGAATCATGCCGCTCATGTTCTAGTACGAGAGGCTGTTTCTAAGCCTGGTCCAGTAGGATTGAACACTCCTAGTCCTACTATGATTTTCAGTGTAATTTCGTTTGATTTAGCTTAATGAATTTTTACTttcttgtcaaaaaaaaaatagtaatagTAAGACCATATTGAATGCAAAATGAAGAATTCAATTAGCTTTATTAAATTTTGTAGAAATGACTTAATACTTCCTTGACTTTTCAccattcaaataaaataacaacCAAGACAAAGACAATTAAgactattaaaaaaataaattaacatatatatatatatatatatataaaaattttcagctgtccaaccaTGTTTTTCTACTCGGTCCGCGATCAgttttagtggtttttgttttttttttcgcatcactaaaacccactaccgggttttagtagTCGCGGACCAAGTGGAGAAatatggttgggcagctgaaaatttttctatatatatatatatatatatatatata
It encodes:
- the LOC140888979 gene encoding uncharacterized protein — encoded protein: MARSAPSISHLFFADDSFLFFRATMEECNTVKECLRIYEVASGHKVNFDKSSISFSANVPSHMKNSICENLEVAYTTNHAHYLGLPSLIGRNKTEIFTFVKEKAWSRMQGWRHKLLS